A window of Cohnella herbarum contains these coding sequences:
- a CDS encoding M28 family metallopeptidase, which produces MIGLLRKRTICIAALVSILFSILPIGVSRAEESKPYDAYSLIAELAKQNYAGRQTGTRGYADAVTYVENQMQAVGMIPLLGEKTYRQRFEAGVTKMTKEQVTVNGKRLRFMTDYMPFSQTPTGNYKSEKLIYAGTGTEKEYGANVSLKNKFIVFHWNDINGKFPEGILDRVQRAAKKGAAGVFIVANGELKVGNAEHPLNTKTVGVPVLYLSSAAATDLGVTQVATAKALPDAKIDIQMTIDRSKQPAENLIGVIPGEKEEKAILYIANLDGFGSLPDNRWYESAKAGAAGVATMLHLASHYRDHKPEYTLLFAFVGGKFTEQEGAKALAEKLNFEHIETTVELYAMGGSGLANEMMYSYTDPSYSATASRVLPQTAWLNTDLGNALTSQLWTKTKKLVLIRDRNTWIDDSMSDKALNVNRTAFDAGVTSLVGLTDRLIADGVAQAEKSFAYGTSPVDTNFPGTTAKGKKFETKHFTVYADDMYAKQVTTAVQQEMDSIYERIAKANYYPVPGQKVIAFYMKDASMAAKIMGRRDLIERPEQAGGGFANVKDGQTYLFGAFGPSYGNTAHELNHAMASANPYVGTDSFEQQEWQGQSNLVVKEQDTRSVLSDLFNHEVPLAMELVRNYRTSFDWEWYTRNKKNPNGHLYTYKLIGSMYAYIDDLFGENASRRAVYRIFEDPKQTPEHVVLETGLKKEEFLEGWSSWVSSGGASATDKAKAAAAKYTDVLTWYDYRLLYTLPASTSSPTSEEKAPSSQGDMVKKGNVPFTPAFPNDDFQVTAFNVTMTSKGAEFVLDYKSKITSFASLFDPPNGAKLMKVQPSAIKPGQGKIKFVLNSKEWATALSVPTLTMRLGNEERFLFIDTKYLKEL; this is translated from the coding sequence ATGATAGGATTACTCAGAAAAAGAACGATTTGCATCGCGGCGCTTGTCTCTATCCTTTTTTCGATTCTCCCTATTGGAGTTAGCCGGGCTGAAGAGTCGAAGCCTTATGATGCTTACTCCCTCATTGCCGAACTGGCTAAGCAAAATTATGCCGGGCGGCAAACCGGGACACGCGGCTACGCGGATGCGGTAACGTACGTAGAGAACCAGATGCAAGCTGTCGGCATGATTCCTCTGTTGGGGGAGAAGACGTACCGGCAACGCTTTGAAGCAGGCGTGACGAAGATGACGAAAGAGCAAGTGACGGTAAACGGAAAGAGGCTCCGGTTTATGACGGATTACATGCCTTTTTCGCAAACGCCTACAGGAAATTACAAATCGGAAAAGCTCATCTATGCCGGGACCGGAACGGAAAAAGAATATGGCGCTAACGTTTCTTTGAAGAACAAATTCATTGTATTCCATTGGAATGATATTAACGGCAAGTTTCCCGAGGGGATACTCGATAGAGTTCAGCGCGCAGCGAAAAAAGGCGCGGCCGGCGTATTCATCGTCGCGAATGGCGAATTAAAAGTCGGCAATGCCGAGCATCCGCTTAATACGAAGACGGTTGGAGTGCCCGTGCTGTACCTGTCATCGGCGGCGGCAACCGATCTTGGCGTAACGCAAGTAGCTACCGCCAAGGCGTTGCCTGATGCAAAGATCGATATCCAGATGACGATTGATCGGTCGAAGCAACCGGCGGAAAACCTGATCGGCGTCATCCCGGGCGAGAAGGAAGAGAAAGCAATCCTCTATATCGCGAATCTGGACGGTTTCGGCAGCTTGCCCGATAACCGCTGGTACGAGAGCGCGAAGGCTGGCGCGGCCGGAGTAGCGACAATGCTTCATTTGGCGAGCCATTATCGGGACCATAAGCCCGAGTATACGCTCTTATTCGCATTCGTCGGAGGCAAGTTTACGGAACAAGAAGGCGCGAAAGCACTGGCCGAAAAACTGAATTTCGAGCATATCGAGACTACGGTCGAGCTATACGCCATGGGCGGTAGCGGCCTTGCCAACGAAATGATGTACAGTTATACGGACCCTTCGTATTCGGCGACGGCGTCCCGAGTCCTGCCGCAAACGGCTTGGCTAAATACGGACCTTGGCAATGCTCTAACTTCGCAATTATGGACGAAGACGAAAAAACTCGTACTCATCCGGGACCGGAACACATGGATCGACGATTCCATGTCGGATAAAGCGTTGAACGTAAACCGGACGGCGTTCGATGCGGGCGTGACATCGCTCGTCGGGCTTACCGATCGCTTAATCGCCGACGGAGTTGCGCAAGCGGAAAAGTCGTTTGCATACGGCACCTCTCCGGTCGATACGAATTTCCCAGGAACGACGGCGAAGGGGAAAAAGTTTGAGACGAAGCATTTCACCGTATATGCGGACGACATGTATGCAAAGCAGGTTACAACGGCGGTTCAGCAGGAAATGGACAGCATCTACGAACGGATCGCGAAAGCGAACTATTATCCGGTTCCGGGGCAGAAGGTCATTGCGTTCTACATGAAAGACGCGAGCATGGCTGCCAAGATCATGGGCCGCAGAGATCTCATCGAACGTCCTGAACAAGCCGGCGGCGGATTCGCTAACGTAAAGGACGGGCAGACGTATTTATTCGGCGCATTCGGTCCGAGCTACGGCAACACGGCTCACGAGTTGAACCATGCGATGGCTTCCGCCAATCCATACGTGGGAACCGATTCGTTTGAACAGCAGGAGTGGCAAGGGCAATCGAACCTCGTCGTGAAGGAGCAAGATACGAGGTCCGTTTTATCCGATCTGTTCAATCACGAAGTACCCTTAGCGATGGAGTTAGTTCGTAACTACCGAACTTCCTTCGATTGGGAATGGTATACCCGGAATAAGAAAAATCCGAATGGCCACTTGTACACCTACAAGCTCATCGGATCTATGTATGCATATATTGACGACTTGTTCGGGGAAAATGCCTCGAGGCGCGCGGTTTACCGGATCTTCGAGGATCCGAAGCAAACCCCTGAGCACGTCGTCCTTGAAACAGGTCTTAAGAAAGAAGAATTTCTGGAAGGTTGGAGCAGTTGGGTGAGTAGCGGTGGCGCTAGTGCGACGGACAAGGCAAAGGCTGCCGCCGCTAAATACACGGACGTTTTGACGTGGTACGATTACCGTTTGCTTTACACGTTGCCTGCTTCCACGTCTTCACCAACCTCGGAAGAGAAAGCTCCGTCTTCTCAAGGTGACATGGTGAAGAAAGGAAACGTTCCGTTTACTCCGGCATTCCCGAACGACGATTTCCAAGTGACTGCATTCAATGTGACGATGACGTCGAAAGGCGCGGAATTCGTGCTGGATTACAAGAGCAAGATAACAAGTTTCGCATCGCTCTTCGACCCGCCCAACGGTGCGAAGTTAATGAAAGTGCAACCCTCCGCAATCAAGCCGGGACAAGGAAAAATAAAATTTGTTCTTAACTCCAAGGAATGGGCGACCGCGCTTAGCGTTCCCACTCTGACGATGCGACTCGGAAACGAAGAACGGTTCCTCTTTATTGATACCAAGTATCTTAAGGAGTTGTGA